A stretch of Rhinopithecus roxellana isolate Shanxi Qingling chromosome 12, ASM756505v1, whole genome shotgun sequence DNA encodes these proteins:
- the KLHL17 gene encoding kelch-like protein 17 isoform X5 yields the protein MQPRTERPAGRTQSPEHGSPGPGPEAPPPPPPPQPPAPEAERTRPRQARPAAPMEGAVQLLSREGHSVAHNSKRHYHDAFVAMSRMRQRGLLCDIVLHVAAKEIRAHKVVLASCSPYFHAMFTNEMSESRQTHVTLHDIDPQALDQLVQFAYTAEIVVGEGNVQTLLPAASLLQLNGVRDACCKFLLSQLDPSNCLGIRGFADAHSCSDLLKAAHRYVLQHFVDVAKTEEFMLLPLKQASSGLPGPTRPSPDLRSEDLHPQVLELVSSDSLNVPSEEEVYRAVLSWVKHDVDTRRQHVPRLMKCVRLPLLSRDFLLGHVDAESLVRHHPDCKDLLIEALKFHLLPEQRGVLGTSRTRPRRCEGAGPVLFAVGGGSLFAIHGDCEAYDTRTDRWHVVASMSTRRARVGVAAVGNRLYAVGGYDGTSDLATVESYDPVTNTWQPEVSMGTRRSCLGVAALHGLLYSAGGYDGASCLNSAERYDPLTGTWTSVAAMSTRRRYVRVATLDGNLYAVGGYDSSSHLATVEK from the exons ATGCAGCCCCGCACCGAGCGCCCGGCCGGCAGGACGCAGAGCCCGGAGCACGGCAGCCCGGGGCCTGGGCCCgaggcgccgccgccgccgccgccgccgcagccgccgGC CCCCGAGGCAGAGCGCACGCGGCCCCGGCAGGCTCGGCCCGCAGCCCCCATGGAGGGAGCCGTGCAGCTGCTGAGCCGCGAGGGCCACAGCGTGGCCCACAACTCCAAGCGGCACTACCACGACGCCTTCGTGGCCATGAGCCGCATGCGCCAGCGCGGCCTCCTGTGCGACATCGTCCTGCACGTGGCCGCCAAGGAGATCCGTGCACACAAAGTGGTGTTGGCCTCCTGCAGCCCGTACTTCCATGCCATGTTCACAA ATGAGATGAGCGAGAGCCGCCAGACCCACGTGACGCTGCACGACATCGACCCTCAGGCCTTGGACCAGCTGGTGCAGTTTGCGTACACGGCTGAGATCGTGGTGGGCGAGGGCAACGTGCAG ACTCTGCTCCCAGCCGCCAGCCTCCTGCAGCTGAATGGCGTCCGAGACGCCTGCTGCAAGTTCCTGCTGAGTCAGCTCGACCCCTCCAACTGCCTGGGCATCCGGGGCTTTGCCGATGCGCACTCCTGCAGCGACCTGCTCAAGGCCGCCCACAGGTACGTGCTGCAGCACTTCGTGGACGTGGCCAAGACCGAGGAGTTTATGCTGCTGCCCCTGAAACAG GCATCTTCAGGGCTCCCTGGGCCCACAAGACCCTCCCCAGATCTCAGGTCTGAGGACCTCCACCCCCAGGTGCTGGAACTGGTGTCTAGTGACAGCCTGAACGTGCCTTCGGAGGAGGAGGTCTACCGAGCAGTCCTGAGCTGGGTGAAACATGACGTGGACACCCGCAGGCAGCATGTCCCACGG CTCATGAAGTGTGTGCGGCTGCCTCTGCTGAGCCGCGACTTCCTACTGGGCCACGTGGATGCTGAGAGCCTGGTGAGGCACCACCCTGACTGCAAGGACCTTCTCATTGAGGCCCTGAAGTTCCACCTGCTGCCCGAGCAGAGGGGCGTCCTAGGCACCAGCCGCACGCGGCCCCGGCGCTGTGAGGGGGCCGGGCCTGTGCTTTTTGCTGTGG GCGGTGGGAGCCTGTTTGCCATCCACGGAGACTGTGAGGCCTATGACACGCGCACCGACCGCTGGCACGTGGTGGCCTCCATGTCCACGCGCCGGGCCCGGGTGGGAGTGGCTGCGGTGGGGAACCGGCTGTATGCTGTGGGCGG CTATGACGGGACCTCAGATCTGGCTACCGTGGAGTCCTACGATCCGGTGACTAACACGTGGCAGCCGGAGGTGTCCATGGGCACGAGGCGAAGCTGCCTGGGTGTGGCCGCCTTGCACGGACTCCTGTACTCGGCTGGCGGCTATGACGGGGCCTCCTGCCTGAACAG TGCTGAACGCTACGACCCCCTGACCGGAACGTGGACATCCGTCGCTGCCATGAGCACCCGGAGGCGCTATGTACGAGTGGCCACGCTTG ATGGGAACCTGTATGCCGTGGGCGGCTACGACAGCTCCTCACACCTGGCCACTGTGGAGAA GTGA
- the KLHL17 gene encoding kelch-like protein 17 isoform X3, with amino-acid sequence MQPRTERPAGRTQSPEHGSPGPGPEAPPPPPPPQPPAPEAERTRPRQARPAAPMEGAVQLLSREGHSVAHNSKRHYHDAFVAMSRMRQRGLLCDIVLHVAAKEIRAHKVVLASCSPYFHAMFTNEMSESRQTHVTLHDIDPQALDQLVQFAYTAEIVVGEGNVQTLLPAASLLQLNGVRDACCKFLLSQLDPSNCLGIRGFADAHSCSDLLKAAHRYVLQHFVDVAKTEEFMLLPLKQASSGLPGPTRPSPDLRSEDLHPQVLELVSSDSLNVPSEEEVYRAVLSWVKHDVDTRRQHVPRLMKCVRLPLLSRDFLLGHVDAESLVRHHPDCKDLLIEALKFHLLPEQRGVLGTSRTRPRRCEGAGPVLFAVGGGSLFAIHGDCEAYDTRTDRWHVVASMSTRRARVGVAAVGNRLYAVGGYDGTSDLATVESYDPVTNTWQPEVSMGTRRSCLGVAALHGLLYSAGGYDGASCLNSAERYDPLTGTWTSVAAMSTRRRYVRVATLDGNLYAVGGYDSSSHLATVEKYEPQVHSAPLLATPSCERLVARGVHAKPTQLSGCGCAGGCPVRGRGQRRDQLPQLGREIQSQGWSLGERGANEHPQEHARPGGHGWMAVRRGG; translated from the exons ATGCAGCCCCGCACCGAGCGCCCGGCCGGCAGGACGCAGAGCCCGGAGCACGGCAGCCCGGGGCCTGGGCCCgaggcgccgccgccgccgccgccgccgcagccgccgGC CCCCGAGGCAGAGCGCACGCGGCCCCGGCAGGCTCGGCCCGCAGCCCCCATGGAGGGAGCCGTGCAGCTGCTGAGCCGCGAGGGCCACAGCGTGGCCCACAACTCCAAGCGGCACTACCACGACGCCTTCGTGGCCATGAGCCGCATGCGCCAGCGCGGCCTCCTGTGCGACATCGTCCTGCACGTGGCCGCCAAGGAGATCCGTGCACACAAAGTGGTGTTGGCCTCCTGCAGCCCGTACTTCCATGCCATGTTCACAA ATGAGATGAGCGAGAGCCGCCAGACCCACGTGACGCTGCACGACATCGACCCTCAGGCCTTGGACCAGCTGGTGCAGTTTGCGTACACGGCTGAGATCGTGGTGGGCGAGGGCAACGTGCAG ACTCTGCTCCCAGCCGCCAGCCTCCTGCAGCTGAATGGCGTCCGAGACGCCTGCTGCAAGTTCCTGCTGAGTCAGCTCGACCCCTCCAACTGCCTGGGCATCCGGGGCTTTGCCGATGCGCACTCCTGCAGCGACCTGCTCAAGGCCGCCCACAGGTACGTGCTGCAGCACTTCGTGGACGTGGCCAAGACCGAGGAGTTTATGCTGCTGCCCCTGAAACAG GCATCTTCAGGGCTCCCTGGGCCCACAAGACCCTCCCCAGATCTCAGGTCTGAGGACCTCCACCCCCAGGTGCTGGAACTGGTGTCTAGTGACAGCCTGAACGTGCCTTCGGAGGAGGAGGTCTACCGAGCAGTCCTGAGCTGGGTGAAACATGACGTGGACACCCGCAGGCAGCATGTCCCACGG CTCATGAAGTGTGTGCGGCTGCCTCTGCTGAGCCGCGACTTCCTACTGGGCCACGTGGATGCTGAGAGCCTGGTGAGGCACCACCCTGACTGCAAGGACCTTCTCATTGAGGCCCTGAAGTTCCACCTGCTGCCCGAGCAGAGGGGCGTCCTAGGCACCAGCCGCACGCGGCCCCGGCGCTGTGAGGGGGCCGGGCCTGTGCTTTTTGCTGTGG GCGGTGGGAGCCTGTTTGCCATCCACGGAGACTGTGAGGCCTATGACACGCGCACCGACCGCTGGCACGTGGTGGCCTCCATGTCCACGCGCCGGGCCCGGGTGGGAGTGGCTGCGGTGGGGAACCGGCTGTATGCTGTGGGCGG CTATGACGGGACCTCAGATCTGGCTACCGTGGAGTCCTACGATCCGGTGACTAACACGTGGCAGCCGGAGGTGTCCATGGGCACGAGGCGAAGCTGCCTGGGTGTGGCCGCCTTGCACGGACTCCTGTACTCGGCTGGCGGCTATGACGGGGCCTCCTGCCTGAACAG TGCTGAACGCTACGACCCCCTGACCGGAACGTGGACATCCGTCGCTGCCATGAGCACCCGGAGGCGCTATGTACGAGTGGCCACGCTTG ATGGGAACCTGTATGCCGTGGGCGGCTACGACAGCTCCTCACACCTGGCCACTGTGGAGAAGTATGAGCCCCAGGTGCATAGTGCACCCCTCCTGGCCACCCCCTCCT GTGAACGCTTGGTCGCCCGTGGCGTCCATGCTAAGCCGACGCAGCTCAGCGGGTGTGGCTGTGCTGGAGGGTGCCCTGTACGTGGCAGGGGGCAACGACGGGACCAGCTGCCTCAACTCGGTAGAGAGATACAGTCCCAAGGCTGGAGCCTGGGAGAGCGTGGCGCCAATGAACATCCGCAG GAGCACGCACGACCTGGTGGCCATGGATGGATGGCTGTACGCCGTGGGGGGTAA
- the KLHL17 gene encoding kelch-like protein 17 isoform X1: MQPRTERPAGRTQSPEHGSPGPGPEAPPPPPPPQPPAPEAERTRPRQARPAAPMEGAVQLLSREGHSVAHNSKRHYHDAFVAMSRMRQRGLLCDIVLHVAAKEIRAHKVVLASCSPYFHAMFTNEMSESRQTHVTLHDIDPQALDQLVQFAYTAEIVVGEGNVQTLLPAASLLQLNGVRDACCKFLLSQLDPSNCLGIRGFADAHSCSDLLKAAHRYVLQHFVDVAKTEEFMLLPLKQASSGLPGPTRPSPDLRSEDLHPQVLELVSSDSLNVPSEEEVYRAVLSWVKHDVDTRRQHVPRLMKCVRLPLLSRDFLLGHVDAESLVRHHPDCKDLLIEALKFHLLPEQRGVLGTSRTRPRRCEGAGPVLFAVGGGSLFAIHGDCEAYDTRTDRWHVVASMSTRRARVGVAAVGNRLYAVGGYDGTSDLATVESYDPVTNTWQPEVSMGTRRSCLGVAALHGLLYSAGGYDGASCLNSAERYDPLTGTWTSVAAMSTRRRYVRVATLDGNLYAVGGYDSSSHLATVEKYEPQVNAWSPVASMLSRRSSAGVAVLEGALYVAGGNDGTSCLNSVERYSPKAGAWESVAPMNIRRSTHDLVAMDGWLYAVGGNDGSSSLNSIEKYNPRTNKWVAASCMFTRRSSVGVAVLELLNFPPPSSPTLSVSSTSL; encoded by the exons ATGCAGCCCCGCACCGAGCGCCCGGCCGGCAGGACGCAGAGCCCGGAGCACGGCAGCCCGGGGCCTGGGCCCgaggcgccgccgccgccgccgccgccgcagccgccgGC CCCCGAGGCAGAGCGCACGCGGCCCCGGCAGGCTCGGCCCGCAGCCCCCATGGAGGGAGCCGTGCAGCTGCTGAGCCGCGAGGGCCACAGCGTGGCCCACAACTCCAAGCGGCACTACCACGACGCCTTCGTGGCCATGAGCCGCATGCGCCAGCGCGGCCTCCTGTGCGACATCGTCCTGCACGTGGCCGCCAAGGAGATCCGTGCACACAAAGTGGTGTTGGCCTCCTGCAGCCCGTACTTCCATGCCATGTTCACAA ATGAGATGAGCGAGAGCCGCCAGACCCACGTGACGCTGCACGACATCGACCCTCAGGCCTTGGACCAGCTGGTGCAGTTTGCGTACACGGCTGAGATCGTGGTGGGCGAGGGCAACGTGCAG ACTCTGCTCCCAGCCGCCAGCCTCCTGCAGCTGAATGGCGTCCGAGACGCCTGCTGCAAGTTCCTGCTGAGTCAGCTCGACCCCTCCAACTGCCTGGGCATCCGGGGCTTTGCCGATGCGCACTCCTGCAGCGACCTGCTCAAGGCCGCCCACAGGTACGTGCTGCAGCACTTCGTGGACGTGGCCAAGACCGAGGAGTTTATGCTGCTGCCCCTGAAACAG GCATCTTCAGGGCTCCCTGGGCCCACAAGACCCTCCCCAGATCTCAGGTCTGAGGACCTCCACCCCCAGGTGCTGGAACTGGTGTCTAGTGACAGCCTGAACGTGCCTTCGGAGGAGGAGGTCTACCGAGCAGTCCTGAGCTGGGTGAAACATGACGTGGACACCCGCAGGCAGCATGTCCCACGG CTCATGAAGTGTGTGCGGCTGCCTCTGCTGAGCCGCGACTTCCTACTGGGCCACGTGGATGCTGAGAGCCTGGTGAGGCACCACCCTGACTGCAAGGACCTTCTCATTGAGGCCCTGAAGTTCCACCTGCTGCCCGAGCAGAGGGGCGTCCTAGGCACCAGCCGCACGCGGCCCCGGCGCTGTGAGGGGGCCGGGCCTGTGCTTTTTGCTGTGG GCGGTGGGAGCCTGTTTGCCATCCACGGAGACTGTGAGGCCTATGACACGCGCACCGACCGCTGGCACGTGGTGGCCTCCATGTCCACGCGCCGGGCCCGGGTGGGAGTGGCTGCGGTGGGGAACCGGCTGTATGCTGTGGGCGG CTATGACGGGACCTCAGATCTGGCTACCGTGGAGTCCTACGATCCGGTGACTAACACGTGGCAGCCGGAGGTGTCCATGGGCACGAGGCGAAGCTGCCTGGGTGTGGCCGCCTTGCACGGACTCCTGTACTCGGCTGGCGGCTATGACGGGGCCTCCTGCCTGAACAG TGCTGAACGCTACGACCCCCTGACCGGAACGTGGACATCCGTCGCTGCCATGAGCACCCGGAGGCGCTATGTACGAGTGGCCACGCTTG ATGGGAACCTGTATGCCGTGGGCGGCTACGACAGCTCCTCACACCTGGCCACTGTGGAGAAGTATGAGCCCCAG GTGAACGCTTGGTCGCCCGTGGCGTCCATGCTAAGCCGACGCAGCTCAGCGGGTGTGGCTGTGCTGGAGGGTGCCCTGTACGTGGCAGGGGGCAACGACGGGACCAGCTGCCTCAACTCGGTAGAGAGATACAGTCCCAAGGCTGGAGCCTGGGAGAGCGTGGCGCCAATGAACATCCGCAG GAGCACGCACGACCTGGTGGCCATGGATGGATGGCTGTACGCCGTGGGGGGTAACGATGGTAGCTCCAGCCTCAATTCCATCGAGAAGTATAACCCGAGGACCAACAAGTGGGTGGCCGCATCCTGCATGTTCACACGGCGTAGCAGTGTGGGCGTGGCGGTGCTGGAGCTGCTCAACTTCCCGCCGCCGTCCTCGCCCACGCTGTCCGTGTCCTCCACCAGCCTCTGA
- the KLHL17 gene encoding kelch-like protein 17 isoform X2 yields MQPRTERPAGRTQSPEHGSPGPGPEAPPPPPPPQPPAPEAERTRPRQARPAAPMEGAVQLLSREGHSVAHNSKRHYHDAFVAMSRMRQRGLLCDIVLHVAAKEIRAHKVVLASCSPYFHAMFTNEMSESRQTHVTLHDIDPQALDQLVQFAYTAEIVVGEGNVQTLLPAASLLQLNGVRDACCKFLLSQLDPSNCLGIRGFADAHSCSDLLKAAHRYVLQHFVDVAKTEEFMLLPLKQVLELVSSDSLNVPSEEEVYRAVLSWVKHDVDTRRQHVPRLMKCVRLPLLSRDFLLGHVDAESLVRHHPDCKDLLIEALKFHLLPEQRGVLGTSRTRPRRCEGAGPVLFAVGGGSLFAIHGDCEAYDTRTDRWHVVASMSTRRARVGVAAVGNRLYAVGGYDGTSDLATVESYDPVTNTWQPEVSMGTRRSCLGVAALHGLLYSAGGYDGASCLNSAERYDPLTGTWTSVAAMSTRRRYVRVATLDGNLYAVGGYDSSSHLATVEKYEPQVNAWSPVASMLSRRSSAGVAVLEGALYVAGGNDGTSCLNSVERYSPKAGAWESVAPMNIRRSTHDLVAMDGWLYAVGGNDGSSSLNSIEKYNPRTNKWVAASCMFTRRSSVGVAVLELLNFPPPSSPTLSVSSTSL; encoded by the exons ATGCAGCCCCGCACCGAGCGCCCGGCCGGCAGGACGCAGAGCCCGGAGCACGGCAGCCCGGGGCCTGGGCCCgaggcgccgccgccgccgccgccgccgcagccgccgGC CCCCGAGGCAGAGCGCACGCGGCCCCGGCAGGCTCGGCCCGCAGCCCCCATGGAGGGAGCCGTGCAGCTGCTGAGCCGCGAGGGCCACAGCGTGGCCCACAACTCCAAGCGGCACTACCACGACGCCTTCGTGGCCATGAGCCGCATGCGCCAGCGCGGCCTCCTGTGCGACATCGTCCTGCACGTGGCCGCCAAGGAGATCCGTGCACACAAAGTGGTGTTGGCCTCCTGCAGCCCGTACTTCCATGCCATGTTCACAA ATGAGATGAGCGAGAGCCGCCAGACCCACGTGACGCTGCACGACATCGACCCTCAGGCCTTGGACCAGCTGGTGCAGTTTGCGTACACGGCTGAGATCGTGGTGGGCGAGGGCAACGTGCAG ACTCTGCTCCCAGCCGCCAGCCTCCTGCAGCTGAATGGCGTCCGAGACGCCTGCTGCAAGTTCCTGCTGAGTCAGCTCGACCCCTCCAACTGCCTGGGCATCCGGGGCTTTGCCGATGCGCACTCCTGCAGCGACCTGCTCAAGGCCGCCCACAGGTACGTGCTGCAGCACTTCGTGGACGTGGCCAAGACCGAGGAGTTTATGCTGCTGCCCCTGAAACAG GTGCTGGAACTGGTGTCTAGTGACAGCCTGAACGTGCCTTCGGAGGAGGAGGTCTACCGAGCAGTCCTGAGCTGGGTGAAACATGACGTGGACACCCGCAGGCAGCATGTCCCACGG CTCATGAAGTGTGTGCGGCTGCCTCTGCTGAGCCGCGACTTCCTACTGGGCCACGTGGATGCTGAGAGCCTGGTGAGGCACCACCCTGACTGCAAGGACCTTCTCATTGAGGCCCTGAAGTTCCACCTGCTGCCCGAGCAGAGGGGCGTCCTAGGCACCAGCCGCACGCGGCCCCGGCGCTGTGAGGGGGCCGGGCCTGTGCTTTTTGCTGTGG GCGGTGGGAGCCTGTTTGCCATCCACGGAGACTGTGAGGCCTATGACACGCGCACCGACCGCTGGCACGTGGTGGCCTCCATGTCCACGCGCCGGGCCCGGGTGGGAGTGGCTGCGGTGGGGAACCGGCTGTATGCTGTGGGCGG CTATGACGGGACCTCAGATCTGGCTACCGTGGAGTCCTACGATCCGGTGACTAACACGTGGCAGCCGGAGGTGTCCATGGGCACGAGGCGAAGCTGCCTGGGTGTGGCCGCCTTGCACGGACTCCTGTACTCGGCTGGCGGCTATGACGGGGCCTCCTGCCTGAACAG TGCTGAACGCTACGACCCCCTGACCGGAACGTGGACATCCGTCGCTGCCATGAGCACCCGGAGGCGCTATGTACGAGTGGCCACGCTTG ATGGGAACCTGTATGCCGTGGGCGGCTACGACAGCTCCTCACACCTGGCCACTGTGGAGAAGTATGAGCCCCAG GTGAACGCTTGGTCGCCCGTGGCGTCCATGCTAAGCCGACGCAGCTCAGCGGGTGTGGCTGTGCTGGAGGGTGCCCTGTACGTGGCAGGGGGCAACGACGGGACCAGCTGCCTCAACTCGGTAGAGAGATACAGTCCCAAGGCTGGAGCCTGGGAGAGCGTGGCGCCAATGAACATCCGCAG GAGCACGCACGACCTGGTGGCCATGGATGGATGGCTGTACGCCGTGGGGGGTAACGATGGTAGCTCCAGCCTCAATTCCATCGAGAAGTATAACCCGAGGACCAACAAGTGGGTGGCCGCATCCTGCATGTTCACACGGCGTAGCAGTGTGGGCGTGGCGGTGCTGGAGCTGCTCAACTTCCCGCCGCCGTCCTCGCCCACGCTGTCCGTGTCCTCCACCAGCCTCTGA
- the KLHL17 gene encoding kelch-like protein 17 isoform X4 — translation MSESRQTHVTLHDIDPQALDQLVQFAYTAEIVVGEGNVQTLLPAASLLQLNGVRDACCKFLLSQLDPSNCLGIRGFADAHSCSDLLKAAHRYVLQHFVDVAKTEEFMLLPLKQASSGLPGPTRPSPDLRSEDLHPQVLELVSSDSLNVPSEEEVYRAVLSWVKHDVDTRRQHVPRLMKCVRLPLLSRDFLLGHVDAESLVRHHPDCKDLLIEALKFHLLPEQRGVLGTSRTRPRRCEGAGPVLFAVGGGSLFAIHGDCEAYDTRTDRWHVVASMSTRRARVGVAAVGNRLYAVGGYDGTSDLATVESYDPVTNTWQPEVSMGTRRSCLGVAALHGLLYSAGGYDGASCLNSAERYDPLTGTWTSVAAMSTRRRYVRVATLDGNLYAVGGYDSSSHLATVEKYEPQVNAWSPVASMLSRRSSAGVAVLEGALYVAGGNDGTSCLNSVERYSPKAGAWESVAPMNIRRSTHDLVAMDGWLYAVGGNDGSSSLNSIEKYNPRTNKWVAASCMFTRRSSVGVAVLELLNFPPPSSPTLSVSSTSL, via the exons ATGAGCGAGAGCCGCCAGACCCACGTGACGCTGCACGACATCGACCCTCAGGCCTTGGACCAGCTGGTGCAGTTTGCGTACACGGCTGAGATCGTGGTGGGCGAGGGCAACGTGCAG ACTCTGCTCCCAGCCGCCAGCCTCCTGCAGCTGAATGGCGTCCGAGACGCCTGCTGCAAGTTCCTGCTGAGTCAGCTCGACCCCTCCAACTGCCTGGGCATCCGGGGCTTTGCCGATGCGCACTCCTGCAGCGACCTGCTCAAGGCCGCCCACAGGTACGTGCTGCAGCACTTCGTGGACGTGGCCAAGACCGAGGAGTTTATGCTGCTGCCCCTGAAACAG GCATCTTCAGGGCTCCCTGGGCCCACAAGACCCTCCCCAGATCTCAGGTCTGAGGACCTCCACCCCCAGGTGCTGGAACTGGTGTCTAGTGACAGCCTGAACGTGCCTTCGGAGGAGGAGGTCTACCGAGCAGTCCTGAGCTGGGTGAAACATGACGTGGACACCCGCAGGCAGCATGTCCCACGG CTCATGAAGTGTGTGCGGCTGCCTCTGCTGAGCCGCGACTTCCTACTGGGCCACGTGGATGCTGAGAGCCTGGTGAGGCACCACCCTGACTGCAAGGACCTTCTCATTGAGGCCCTGAAGTTCCACCTGCTGCCCGAGCAGAGGGGCGTCCTAGGCACCAGCCGCACGCGGCCCCGGCGCTGTGAGGGGGCCGGGCCTGTGCTTTTTGCTGTGG GCGGTGGGAGCCTGTTTGCCATCCACGGAGACTGTGAGGCCTATGACACGCGCACCGACCGCTGGCACGTGGTGGCCTCCATGTCCACGCGCCGGGCCCGGGTGGGAGTGGCTGCGGTGGGGAACCGGCTGTATGCTGTGGGCGG CTATGACGGGACCTCAGATCTGGCTACCGTGGAGTCCTACGATCCGGTGACTAACACGTGGCAGCCGGAGGTGTCCATGGGCACGAGGCGAAGCTGCCTGGGTGTGGCCGCCTTGCACGGACTCCTGTACTCGGCTGGCGGCTATGACGGGGCCTCCTGCCTGAACAG TGCTGAACGCTACGACCCCCTGACCGGAACGTGGACATCCGTCGCTGCCATGAGCACCCGGAGGCGCTATGTACGAGTGGCCACGCTTG ATGGGAACCTGTATGCCGTGGGCGGCTACGACAGCTCCTCACACCTGGCCACTGTGGAGAAGTATGAGCCCCAG GTGAACGCTTGGTCGCCCGTGGCGTCCATGCTAAGCCGACGCAGCTCAGCGGGTGTGGCTGTGCTGGAGGGTGCCCTGTACGTGGCAGGGGGCAACGACGGGACCAGCTGCCTCAACTCGGTAGAGAGATACAGTCCCAAGGCTGGAGCCTGGGAGAGCGTGGCGCCAATGAACATCCGCAG GAGCACGCACGACCTGGTGGCCATGGATGGATGGCTGTACGCCGTGGGGGGTAACGATGGTAGCTCCAGCCTCAATTCCATCGAGAAGTATAACCCGAGGACCAACAAGTGGGTGGCCGCATCCTGCATGTTCACACGGCGTAGCAGTGTGGGCGTGGCGGTGCTGGAGCTGCTCAACTTCCCGCCGCCGTCCTCGCCCACGCTGTCCGTGTCCTCCACCAGCCTCTGA